In Actinomadura luteofluorescens, the sequence GGCCCCACTCCGGGCGGCGGGTTCGAGGTGGCGGCCCGGCTCCCCCTCGCGCCGGCCGGCCCGCGGCGGGAGGCGGCACCGTGAGCGCGCCGTCCACGGCACCGATCAGGGTGCTGCTCGCCGACGACGAGGGGCTCGTGCGGTCCGGGTTCAAGCTGCTCATCGACGTCGAGGACGACATCGCCGTGGTCGCGGAGGCGACCGACGGCGCGCAGGCCGTCGACCTGGCCCGCGCCGCCCGTCCCGACGTCGTCCTCATGGACATCCGCATGCCGAGGCTGGACGGCATCCAGGCCACGGCGCGGATCACCGCGACGCGCGGGCTGGAGGACGTCCGGATCCTCATCCTCACCACCTACGACACCGACGCCTACGTCTTCGAGGCGCTGCAGGCCGGGGCGAGCGGCTTCCTGCTCAAGGACGCCGGGCCGGCGGAGCTCCTGCACGCCATCCGGGTGGTCGCCGCCGGAGAGGCGCTGCTCGCGCCGCGCATCACCAGGCGCCTCATCGGCAAGTTCACCGCGTGGCACACGGCGTCGACGAACGCGCGGGACCGGCTCGCGCCGCTCACCGGCCGCGAGCGGGAGGTGCTGGCCCTGATCGGGCGGGGGCTGAGCAACCAGGAGATCGGGGCCGAACTGTTCATCAGCCCGGCGACCGCGCGCACCCATGTCAGCCGCACGATGGCGAAGCTCGGGGCGCGCGACCGCGCGCAACTGGTCGTCGTCGCCTACCAGACGGGCCTGGTCGTCCCCGACGCGTGACCCCGGGCGTCCTGACGCCGGCGCCGGTCAGTGCGGGGGGTCGCCGAGCCGGCGGACGATGCGGACGAGTGCGGCGCGCTGGCCGTCCGGGTCGTCGTCGAGGTCGGGCATCAGCATCCGCCGGAGCTGCGGGGTGGCGAACCACCAGCCGGCGAGGACGATGACGGAGTACAGCAGTTCCCGGGCCGCCAGCCGGGTGTCCAGGTCCCCCGACTGCTGCGCCCTGGCCAGCGCGGCGATCTTCTCGGCGTAGTGCGCGGTCCGCTCGGCCTCGGCCGCCACCGGGCCCTCGCCGGCGCTGTGGAGGCCCTCCCAGTGCAGCAGCCGGACGAAGTGCGGGTGCGCGCGGTGGTAGTCGAAGACCTGGCCCGCGTACTCGCCGAGGTCGCGGGCCGCCTTCTCGTCCAGCGGCACGGCCTCGGCCAGGCGTTCCAGCTCCGTGGTGAGGACGATCGCGAACATCTGCCGCTTGTTGCCGAAGTAGGAGTAGATCCGCTCCTTGTTCACCCCGGCCGTGGCGGCGATCCGGTCCATGCGGGCGGCCTCGGGGCCGTGGGCGGCGAACTCGCCGACCGCGGCGTCCAGGATGAGCCGCCTGGTCTTCGCGGTGTCCCATGCCATGGCCCGAGCATACCGAAGATTCCAACTAATGAGTTGGAATCTGCCGCCGGTCGTGGCAAACTCCAACTCACGAGTTGGAGTTATCGAAACCGCAAGGAGACGCCATGCCCCCGGTCCGCCCCACGCCCCCCGCCGCCGCGGCGCCGTCGATCCACCTGCGCGCCGCGTTCACCTGGCTGGCCGTGTACCTCATGATCATGGCCACGCAGCTGCTGCTGGGCCCCCTGCTGGGCTCGCTCTCCCTGCCGCTCCGAACGCTCGTGGTGACCGGCGTGGTCGTGCCCACCGTCGTGTACGCGCTCGTCCCCGCGATCCTGCGGACCTACGGCGCGCTGCGCCGTCAGGGCACGCGGCGGGGGACGAAGCGCACGAACGGGATGTGGTGGCCGACCTGGCGGTAGTCCTCGGCACTGCCGTCGACGGCGAAGCCCATGAGCTTGCACAGCTGCCGCGCGGCGGCCGGGTGGCGAGGGGCGTACCGGGCCATGATCTCGCCGCCCTCCTCCGTCGGGATCGGGGAGGCGGTCGCCTGGACGCGCCTCCCGCCGATCTGGAGCGTGACGTCCGGGCTCGCCATGACGTTGCGGTACCAGTCCGCACGGGGGCCGAAGCCGGAGGCGGCGACGTAGCCCCGTTCGTCCTTCTGGACGACCTCGATGACGACCTGGCGCGGCAGGCCCGAGACGCGGCCGGTGTGCGTGAGCAGCATGACGCGGCGCCCCATCAGCGGCCCGAGCCCCACGCGGTACAGCCGGATGGGCAGCCGCCACAGCACGCGGCGCAGTCCGGTCGGCGGCGCGGGCCTGTCGATGATCTCCATGACTCTCTCCTTGCCGAGGTCGGGACGGCGGGTCCCGAGGATCCTTAGCTCCGCTGTTCCAGCAGGTCGTCCACCGCGGACAGGACGTCGCCGACCGGGAGGGCGTCGTCGATCATGTAGTGCAACATCACCCCGTCGATCGCCGCGGTGATCAGGGTGGCCGCGCCCGTGAGGCGGCGCGGGGGCCAGTCCGGATGCAGCGCACGGAGGCGGTCCGCGATCTGCGCGCGGGCCTCCCGCAGCTCGTCGCGCAGCACCGCGCCCAGCGCCGGGTCGCGCATCGCGCCCACGATCAGCTCCGCGGCCAGCCGGGAGCCGAGCTCGTCGGCCGGAGCCTGGGCCAGCTGGCGCCGCATCGCCTCCAGCGCCGCGCGCTCGTCCGGCGCTCCCAGGAGCTCGGCGACCATCGGCCCGACGATCAGGTCCGTGGCCTGCCGGAAGATCGCCGCGTGCAGCCCGGCCAGCCCGCCGAAGTGGTAGTGGATCAGGCCCGGGTTGGTGCCGGCGCGCTCGGCCACCGCGCGGGTGGAGACGCCCGGCCAGCCCTCCCGGCCCAGCAGCGCGATCCCGGCGTCCACCAGCTGCCGGCGGCGGCGGTCGCCGCGCGGTGAATTTGGTCGATCGGCCAAGTTGGTCACATGACCAAGTTAGCACCGGTGGAGCGGCGCCGGAACGGACATGGGAGACCCGCCGCCGGAAGGTCGTCTCATCCGGCGGCGGGCCGGTCTCGCGCCCTCAGCCGACGCCGAGGGTCAGGATCGGGGCGCCGCTCGGCCGGGACGAACCGCCCGCGGGCTCGACGGTCACGCCGATGCGCCGGGCGTCGCCGAGGCCCGAGGCGATCAGAGGCCGGTCCTTGCCCGACGGGTTCATCGTCCCGGCCGAGCGCGGAGCGGCCGGGCCGAGCCACCAGAGCTGGTACGTCCTCGCCGACGGCAGGCGCGGCATCCGGGACGTCGTGACGACGGCCCTGCCGAGCGAGCGCGACGAGACGACCGTGACGGTGGCGGCGTCCGGCGTCCGGACGGTGGAGGTGTGCGCGTCCGGCGCGCTCATCACCGCGGCGACCTGCCGGTTCAGGGACTGCTCGTGCTCGGCGGACCGCTGGAGGTGCCAGGCCGCGCCGAGGCCCGCCATCGCCAGCACCAGGCAGGCCGCGGCGGCCAGCCAGGTCAGCCCGCGCGTGCGGGGGGACGGCGGGCGGCGGGCGAGCGGCGGCGACTGCCGGGTCCGGGCGATCTCCGCCATGACCCGTCCGCGCAGCTCGTCCGGCGGGCGCCGCGCCGCGGCCAGCGCCAGCCGCGTCGCGGTCTCGCGGAACCCCGCGGCCTCGTCGGCGCAGGCCGGGCAGCCCCGCAGGTGGCGCTCGAAACGGCGCCGCTCGGTCTCGGTGAGCGCGTCCAGCGCGTAGGCGCCGGCGAGCCGGTGCGTGTCGTGTTCATGCAGGTCGTGGGTCATGGCTGCACTCCCAGGCAGTCACGCAGCCGGATGAGTCCGTCGCGCATCCGGGTCTTGACGGCGGCGAGGCCGACGCCGAGCAGTTCGGAGACCTCGCGGTAGGTGTAGCCGCCGTAGTAGGCGAGCCTGATCGACTCGCGCTGGGTCTCGGTCAGGCCCCGCATGCAGCGGCGCACCTGCTGGTACTCCAGCCGGACGCCGACCTCCTCGGCGACCTCGTCGTACTCCGGCCCCGGCGCGGCGGCGCGCTCCTCGCGGTCGCGGTCGGCCTGGCTGGAGCGGACCCGGTCGACGGCGCGGCGGTGCGCCACGGTCAGCGCCCACGACGTCGCGCTGCCGCGTTCCGGACGGTAGTGCGACGCCTTGCGCCACAGCTCGACCAGCACGTCCTGCGCGATCTCCTCCGCCTGCGCGGGATCGCGGACGATCCGCAGCGCCAGCCCGTAGACGGGCCCGGACAGGCGTTCGTACACGTCCCCGAACGCCTCCTGGTCGCCGCGGGCGACGCGGCCGAGCAGCTCGGCCAGGTCCGGCGGCTCGACGCCGACCGCCCCCACCGGGCGCGGTCCGATGCCCGCTTCGTTCATCTCCACACTGATGATTCGGTGCGGACGGCCGGACGGATGGGTTCGGATCCCGATGAAATTTCGACCCATCCATCTGCCGTCCGGCCCCGAACACCGGTTGTGACAGACGAACGAGCGACCGAGCCACCGCGTCCGGTCACCGCCGCCCTGAGCGGGGCGGCGGCCGGCGCGGCCGCGCTGGGGGTCGCGGAACTGGCCGCCGGTGCGCTCGGACGGGCGTCGTCCTCGCCGCTGCTCGCGGTCGGCGCGGGCTTCATCGACCTCACCCCGGGGTGGCTCAAGGACTTCGCGATCCGCCGTTTCGGCAGCGACGACAAGACGGTGCTGCTCATCGGCCTCGGCGCCGGGATCACCCTAGCGGCCCTGGTCATCGGGCTGTTGAGCCGGCGTCGGCTTTCGTGGGGCCTGGCCGGGCTCGGTGCTTTCGGAGCGGTCGGGGTCGTCGCGGCACTGACCCGGCCGATCGCCGGGCCCGCCGACGCGGCGCCGTCCGTCGTCGGCGCGCTGGCGGGCATGGCCGCGCTGACCGCGCTGGTACGCGCCGCCCGCCCCAAGGACACCGGCCCCGGAACGGAGGTGGATCGGCGGCGCGTGCTGCTGACCGGGGCCGGAGTGATCGGCGTTGCCGCGGCCGGCGGTGTATCCGGGCGGGCACTGCTGCGCCGCGGCGACGTCACCTCCGTCCGGGCGGACCTGCGGCTGCCTCGCCCGGCGAGTCCGGCGCGCCCGGTGCCCCAGGGAGCGCAGGTGCGGGCGGCGGGGATGACGCCGTTCCACACGTCCGCCCGGGACTTCTACCGCGTCGACACCGCGCTCACCCTGCCCCAGGTCGACCCGCGCGACTGGACGCTGCGCATCCACGGCATGGTCGGCCGTCCCGTCGAGCTGTCGTTCGACGACCTGCTGCGCGAGGCGCTGGTCGAACGCGACATCACCCTGTCGTGCGTGTCCAACCAGGTCGGCGGCGACCTCGCCGGCAACGCCCGCTGGCTGGGAGCGCCGCTCGCGCCCCTGCTGCGCAGGGCGGGGATCCACTCAGGCGCCGACCAGATCCTGTCTCGCTCGGCCGACGGCATGACGCTGTCCACCCCGATCGAGGCGATCCTCGACGGGCGGGACGCCATCCTCGCCGTCGGCATGAACGGGGAGCCGCTTCCGATCGCCCACGGCTTCCCCGCGCGCATGGTCGTCCCCGGCCTCTACGGTTACGTCTCGGCCACCAAGTGGGTCGTCGACCTCAAGGTCACGCGCTTCGCGACCGACCGCGCGTACTGGACCGAGCGCGGCTACGCCGAGAAAGCCCCGATCAAGACGTTCTCCCGCATCGACGTGCCGAAGCCGCTCGCCGGCGTGAAGGCGGGGCGCGTCGCCGTCGCGGGCACCGCGTGGGCCCAGCACCGCGGCGTCGACGCCGTCGAGTGGCAGGTCGACGACGGACCCTGGCGGGAGGCGCGGCTCGCGCCCGTCCCCGGCCTCGACACGTGGCGGCAGTGGGTCGCCGAGTGGGACGCCGCCCCCGGCTCCCACACGCTCCGCTGCCGCGCGACCGACGGGACCGGGCACACGCAGCCCGGGCACCGCGCCCCGCCGCTTCCGGACGGCGCCACGGGATGGCATTCGGTGGTGGTCACCGTGACCTGAACCGCCCCCGCACGCGACCAGTCCCGCTCGACGGACGACCGCATCCGGTCCACCGTAGTTTCCGACAAAGGAGTTCACCATGTACCGCAACCGCATCGTCGCCGGCGTCCTCGCGGCGACCGCCCTCGCCACCGGCACGGCCGCCTGCTCCGGCGACGACAAGGGCGACGCCGCCGCGGCCCCGGCCGGGTCGTCCGCGCCGGCGGCCCCGACGAGCGAGGCGCCGACCGGGGGCCAGCCGTTCGGGCCCGCCTGCTCGGCCGTCCCGGCGTCCGGCAAGGGCAGCTTCCAGGGCATGTCCGCCGACCCCGTCGCGACCGCCGCGTCCAACAACCCGGTGCTGTCCACGCTGGTCAGCGCCGTGAAGGAGGCCGGTCTGGTCGACACGCTCAACTCGTCGAAGAACCTCACCGTGTTCGCGCCCACCAACGACGCGTTCAAGAAGATCCCGAAGGAGACGCTCGACAAGGTCATGTCGGACAAGAAGACGCTGACGAGCATCCTCACCTACCACGTGGTCGGCCAGCAGGTCTCGCCGAGCGGGCTGGGGACGGGCGACTTCAAGACCCTGAACGGCGCCATGCTCAAGACCAGCGGCTCGGGCGACTCGTACACGGTCGGGAAGGACGCGAACGTCGTGTGCGGCAACGTCCAGACCGCCAACGCGACCGTCTACATCATCGACAGCGTCCTGATGCCGCCCAAGTGACGCCCGTCTCGCGGCCGGGGCCCCGGGGCCCCGGCCGCGCCGGGCGCGCGACCCGGTAGCAATATGGCCTGATCGAGATATGAGAGCGGCCACCGGGACAGGTGGTACCGGGCGGTATTCGCCTAAGGCGCCGAACCCGTCCCGCTCGCCCGGACGGCTCCTTTCAGGAGGCGTCCTGGCGCGCGTTGGGAACCAATGGCGAGGGCTGCGCGCCGGCCCGGCCGGCGACCTTCGCGAAAGCGTGCCGCAGCGTCGGGCTGATCAGGATGTGCGCGTCGAGGCCCGTGCGCTGCAGGATCCGGTGGCACACCGGGCTCGGGCGGCTGAGGACCAGCCGGCCCTGCCGGGCCGTGACGGCCTTCCACAGGCCCACCAGCGCCCCCAGCCCGGAGGAATCGCAGAACCTCACATCCTGGAGGTCCAGGATGATCCGCCATTCGGCCGTCGCGTGAGAAAGAACATGTTCCCGGAAGGCGTCGGCCGTGAGGTAATCGATTTCACCTTCCACATGCACGAGAATGCAGTCGTCGCGGTTCTCGACGCGTATTCGGAGCCTGTCCTGCGGGTCGTGCCACAGTCGAAGCGACGTATGATTCCCGTCCTGTACCGCGTCCATCACCAGACTCAACCTCCCGTTGAGGCGAGGCTACCCCGGAACGCGGCGGACATTCCTGAGGCGCCGATCTTGAAGCGCCGCCCCCCGGCTGACCTGGTCGTACTCCGGCCGACCGGGGCCCGCCGACGAGGTCGAACGAATCTTTGCCTTTCGGCAACTGTCTTGTTCCGGTTAGGGTGGTGACGAGGACAAGATCCTTGTTTGGCGGCTCAGCTCAGGAAGGAAGTGGTCCCGCCGCAGGCTGCGACGTGATGGAACTGACTCAAGGCATAGACGGCACTCGGCGCCTGCTCGACCCGGCGCTGGGGCCCGGTCCGTATCCCGCGCTGGCCGTGAATCCCGGCGGTACCGTCACGCGGCTCAACGACGCGGCGCGCCTGCTCCTCGGCATGATCCCGGGCACCGCCCTGGACGACGCGGCGCCCGGCTGGCTGGCCGACGCGCACCACGCGCTGACCGGCGCCCCCCTCGCCACCGTGACCGACGCCGACCTGTCCCATCCCGGTACGTCGCGGCCGGTCGCGCACGGCGCCATCGGCGAGCGCGCCTTCGAGGCCCACGGCGTCCCCGACGAGGGCCCCGACGGTCCTGGAACCCCGCCGGGGACGGTCTGGTGGCTGTTCGACGTCACCGAGCACCGGCGGCTGGAACGGGAACTCGCCGACGAGCGGGAACGCACGGCCTTCCTGGCGGAAGCGTCCAGCCAGCTGCTGTCGTCGCTGAACCTGGAACGTTGCATGGAGGTCACCGTCCAGCTCGCGGCGCGCTACCTCGCCGACGCCGCGCTGGTGATCGCACCCGGTTCCGGACGCGCCTTCCCCATCTCCTACTGCGGCCCGGACGGCCGGGTCGACCATCAGGAACTCGTCGTGGACCCCGCCGAGGTCCCCGGGCTCGCGGAGGCCATGCAGGGGTTCCCGCCGGTGCCCTCCCGCTGGCTCGACCCGACGGCCGCACCCCCCTGGATCCTCCGCGCGGACCTGGGCGACCTCGCCGCCATGGTGGTGACCGCGCTTCCCGGGCACGGCGTGCCCGCGGGTGCGCTGGTGCTGCTCCGGCGCGGCGGGCAGCGCGCCTTCTCCGAGGGCGAGGAGATGATCGCCCGCCTGTTCGCGGCGCGGGCCGGCGCGGCGATGTCGGCCGCCCGCGTGTACGCCGAGCAGGCGTCCATCACCGAGACGCTGATGCGCGAGCTGCTGCCGCCGCGCACCCGGGAGCTGGGCGAGGTGGAGCTGGCGGCCCGCTACCGGCCGTCCGGCGCCGGAGAGCGGGTCGGCGGCGACTTCTACGATCTGCACCCGGCGGCCGCGGGCTCCGGCCCGGAGCAGGAGTCGCTGGTCGTGCTCGGCGACGTGTGCGGCAAGGGCCTGGAGGCCGCCGTGCTCACCGGCAAGATCCGCAACACGCTGCAGGCCCTGCTCCCCCTGGCCGACGACCACAAGCGCGTGCTGGAGCTGCTGAACGGGACGCTGCTGAGCAGCGAGTCCACCCGCTTCGTGACCCTAGTGCTGGCCTCGGTCCGGCGGGAGGGCAACCAGGTGCGGCTGCGCCTGACGAGCGCGGGCCACACCCGCCCGCTGATCGTGCGGGCCGGCGGCGAGGTCGAGACCCCCGACACGGGTGGGTCCCTGATCGGGGTCCTGGACAAGATCAGTTCCAGGACCGCGACCGTGCTGCTGGAGCCGGGCGACACGTGCCTGCTCTACACCGACGGCATCACCGAGGCCGTCGGCGGCCCGCTCGGCGACGAGATGTTCGGCGACGACCGGCTGAGCGTCGAGCTCGCCCACTGCGGGGGCATGCCCCCGGAGGCCCTCGTCGAGCGGGTGCACATGCTCGCCTCCGAATGGGTGGGCACCGGCAAGCACGACGACATGGCCGTGGTGGCCATCACCGCTCCCCGGCGCTTCCACCTGAGCGCCGTAGGGGGGCAGGGACCGGGGAGGTTCACCGCGTGACCGGACCCGCACGTCACTACGGGCCTCCCCCCGGGCTCGACGCGGCGACGGACGGACTCTGGGACGCCGTCATCGCGGGCGACGAGTACGCCGCCGCCGACGCCGTCACGACCGCGCTCGACCGGGGGGCGGACGCCGAGACCGTCCTGCTGGAGATCATCGCGCCGCTGCAGGCCCGGGTGGGCCGCGAATGGGCGGCGAACCGGCTCACGGTCGCGCAGGAGCACACCGCGACCGCGATCAACGAGCGGACGATCGCGGCGCTGGCGCACCATCCGGCCGTCCGCAAGACCCTCGCGCGCCACGCCGAGCGGCCGCGCGGCCGGGTGGCGGTCGCGTGCATCGACGGGGAGTGGCACGCGCTGCCCGCGCGGATCCTGGCCGAGGTGCTGCGGCTGCGCGGCTGGCAGGTCGACTACCTCGGCGCCCAGGTGCCGACCCCGCACCTGATCGCCCACGTGCACCGGACGAACCCCGCCGTGGTGGCGCTGTCGTCCTCGATCGCCACCCGGCTGCCCTCCGCGCACGCCGCCATCACCGCCTGCCAGGCGACCGGTACCCCCGTCCTGGTGGGCGGCGCCGCGTACGGAACGGACGGCCGGTACGCCGCCCTGCTCGGCGCCGACGGCTGGGCCCCCGACGCCCGCTCCGCCGCCGACCGGCTGGCGGAGGGGCCGCTGCGCAAGCCGCCGCCCGTCCACCAGGTCGTCGACGACCTGCCGCACCTGGCCGACCAGGAGTACACGCAGATCAGCCGGACCGCGCGCGGGCTCGTGCGGCACGTGATGAAGGAGCTGCCCGCCCGTTTCCCGGCGATGGCGGACTACACCGACCAGCAGCTCCGCCACACCGCCGAGGACATCGCCCACATCGTCGACTTCCTCGGCACCGCCCTCTACGTGGACGACCCCGACCTGTTCACCGGGTTCATCACCTGGACGGCGGGCATCCTCGGCGCGCGCGGCGTGCCCGCCCGGAGCCTCCTGCCCGGGCTGGACCTGCTCGCCGAGCAGCTCGTCGACTATCCCCGGGCCGCGGACCTGCTGTCCCGCGCCTGTGACACTCTCCGGCAGCCACTGCCGGACGCCGCCGACACCGCCCCGAGCCCGGTGAGCGATCCCGCCGAAGGAAGGACTGCTTGACTTCCTCCTCCGCCTACAGGCGAGAGGTTCCAGCGGTCGCCCGCTGGGTTTCCTGCTTCGCCGACGACCGCCTCGTCCGGGAGGTATCCCGTTGAGGTCTCACACCGTCTCCACAGGCGGTCACCGCCAGCCCGGCGGCCAGGATGTTGCGCGCGGCGTTCACGTCACGGTCATGGACGGCGCCGCACCCGCACGTCCACTCGCGGACGTCCAACGGCAACCCCTCGCGGACGGTTCCGCAGGTTCCGCACAGCTTGGTGGAGGGGAACCACCGGCCGACCACGACCAGGTCGCCACACGCCGAAACGCCCCGGCTTTCCCGTCCTGCTCCACTAGAGCACGTTTCCTCCCCGGCCTGAGGACCGGGGCACCCATGGAGGAATTCTTCTGATGACCGCCTTTGTTCCCGATACTCCGCTGCGCGTGGTCGCGACCCTGGCCGGGACGCGTGCGCTGCGGATCGAGATTGAGGGTGATCTGGACTTCTACACCGCCGACACGCTGGTGGCCACCGTCCGGACGCAGATGGAGGACAACCCCGACGTCCGCGAGCTGGAGCTCGCCTGCGGCGGGATGGGCATGTGCGACTCGGCCGGGCTGGCCGCGCTGCTGATGGTGCACCGCCGGACGTCCGCGGCCGGGGTCCGGCTCGCGCTGACCGGCCGGAGAGCGCAGCTCGACCGGCTCCTGGACATCACCGGAACCCTGCACCACCTCACCGGCGAGTCGTCCGAGACCGCCAAGGGCGAGGATCAGGGAGTGCCCCAGTAGCGACCGCGGGGAGCGTCCGGGCGGCGGGTGCCCTCCACGAGCGCTTCTCCGGTGGCCGTCCGGTAGTAGAGGACGGAGCGTCCGGCGCGGCGGCGGTCGATCAGGCGGGCGTCGTGGAGAACCCTGAGGTGGCGGCCGACCGAGCCGAGCCCCTGGCCGGTCAGCGCCACGAGCTGCGTGGTGCTCAGCGGCGTCGCGAGCAGGATGAGAACGCGGGCGCGCCCCGGGCCGAGGAGGCGTTCGAGTGCTTCCGGGACCGTGGCCTCGCCCGCGCCCGCCAGCGGGGCCGAGCAGGGGTAGACGATCGCGTACCGGTCGGGGTCCGGTTCCTTCCAGGCCACCCAGCCCGTCCGGGGCGTGACCGGGACGAACAGCAGCCGGGCGCCGGAGATGTCGCGCGACGGGAAGTCGGAGGCGTCGATCTGGAGGCGGCCGTCGCCGAGCCAGCGCATACCGGGGCGCATGTCGTCCAGGGCCGCGGCCCATCCGCCCTGGCCCAGCTGCCCGGCGCGCGCGACGGCGTCGGCCTCGATGACGCGGCGGCGGCGCTCCCAGTCCGGCTCGACGGTGTGCGTCCACACCCACTCCAACAGGCCGGCGATCCGCTCGGGCGCGTCGGGGCGGCGCAGCTCGGCGGGCAGCGGGCCGCCGTACGAGACCTCCAGGTCGGCGTACGCGCGCTCGGGCGGGGTCCGGCGGACGACTTCCAGCTCCTCCTGGAACGGCGGCGAGCCCGCGCCCGGGTGCGGGGGCGTCAGGAAGTCGGCGTTCCAGCGGGTCCTGGCGCCGAGGGCGGCGTCCAGCAGATCGGCGGTGACCGGGTCGCGCCGCAGCATCAAGTGGTAGGCGGGCAGGTGGGCGTCGAGCCAGGCCCGCTCCCCCGGATGCGCGGCGGCGCCCTTCTCCAGGAGCTTCACGCAGGCGGTGGTCTCCG encodes:
- a CDS encoding PP2C family protein-serine/threonine phosphatase; translation: MELTQGIDGTRRLLDPALGPGPYPALAVNPGGTVTRLNDAARLLLGMIPGTALDDAAPGWLADAHHALTGAPLATVTDADLSHPGTSRPVAHGAIGERAFEAHGVPDEGPDGPGTPPGTVWWLFDVTEHRRLERELADERERTAFLAEASSQLLSSLNLERCMEVTVQLAARYLADAALVIAPGSGRAFPISYCGPDGRVDHQELVVDPAEVPGLAEAMQGFPPVPSRWLDPTAAPPWILRADLGDLAAMVVTALPGHGVPAGALVLLRRGGQRAFSEGEEMIARLFAARAGAAMSAARVYAEQASITETLMRELLPPRTRELGEVELAARYRPSGAGERVGGDFYDLHPAAAGSGPEQESLVVLGDVCGKGLEAAVLTGKIRNTLQALLPLADDHKRVLELLNGTLLSSESTRFVTLVLASVRREGNQVRLRLTSAGHTRPLIVRAGGEVETPDTGGSLIGVLDKISSRTATVLLEPGDTCLLYTDGITEAVGGPLGDEMFGDDRLSVELAHCGGMPPEALVERVHMLASEWVGTGKHDDMAVVAITAPRRFHLSAVGGQGPGRFTA
- a CDS encoding nitroreductase family deazaflavin-dependent oxidoreductase; translation: MEIIDRPAPPTGLRRVLWRLPIRLYRVGLGPLMGRRVMLLTHTGRVSGLPRQVVIEVVQKDERGYVAASGFGPRADWYRNVMASPDVTLQIGGRRVQATASPIPTEEGGEIMARYAPRHPAAARQLCKLMGFAVDGSAEDYRQVGHHIPFVRFVPRRVP
- a CDS encoding STAS domain-containing protein → MTAFVPDTPLRVVATLAGTRALRIEIEGDLDFYTADTLVATVRTQMEDNPDVRELELACGGMGMCDSAGLAALLMVHRRTSAAGVRLALTGRRAQLDRLLDITGTLHHLTGESSETAKGEDQGVPQ
- a CDS encoding anti-sigma factor — protein: MTHDLHEHDTHRLAGAYALDALTETERRRFERHLRGCPACADEAAGFRETATRLALAAARRPPDELRGRVMAEIARTRQSPPLARRPPSPRTRGLTWLAAAACLVLAMAGLGAAWHLQRSAEHEQSLNRQVAAVMSAPDAHTSTVRTPDAATVTVVSSRSLGRAVVTTSRMPRLPSARTYQLWWLGPAAPRSAGTMNPSGKDRPLIASGLGDARRIGVTVEPAGGSSRPSGAPILTLGVG
- a CDS encoding STAS domain-containing protein, yielding MDAVQDGNHTSLRLWHDPQDRLRIRVENRDDCILVHVEGEIDYLTADAFREHVLSHATAEWRIILDLQDVRFCDSSGLGALVGLWKAVTARQGRLVLSRPSPVCHRILQRTGLDAHILISPTLRHAFAKVAGRAGAQPSPLVPNARQDAS
- a CDS encoding molybdopterin-dependent oxidoreductase, which encodes MTDERATEPPRPVTAALSGAAAGAAALGVAELAAGALGRASSSPLLAVGAGFIDLTPGWLKDFAIRRFGSDDKTVLLIGLGAGITLAALVIGLLSRRRLSWGLAGLGAFGAVGVVAALTRPIAGPADAAPSVVGALAGMAALTALVRAARPKDTGPGTEVDRRRVLLTGAGVIGVAAAGGVSGRALLRRGDVTSVRADLRLPRPASPARPVPQGAQVRAAGMTPFHTSARDFYRVDTALTLPQVDPRDWTLRIHGMVGRPVELSFDDLLREALVERDITLSCVSNQVGGDLAGNARWLGAPLAPLLRRAGIHSGADQILSRSADGMTLSTPIEAILDGRDAILAVGMNGEPLPIAHGFPARMVVPGLYGYVSATKWVVDLKVTRFATDRAYWTERGYAEKAPIKTFSRIDVPKPLAGVKAGRVAVAGTAWAQHRGVDAVEWQVDDGPWREARLAPVPGLDTWRQWVAEWDAAPGSHTLRCRATDGTGHTQPGHRAPPLPDGATGWHSVVVTVT
- a CDS encoding TetR family transcriptional regulator, whose amino-acid sequence is MAWDTAKTRRLILDAAVGEFAAHGPEAARMDRIAATAGVNKERIYSYFGNKRQMFAIVLTTELERLAEAVPLDEKAARDLGEYAGQVFDYHRAHPHFVRLLHWEGLHSAGEGPVAAEAERTAHYAEKIAALARAQQSGDLDTRLAARELLYSVIVLAGWWFATPQLRRMLMPDLDDDPDGQRAALVRIVRRLGDPPH
- a CDS encoding cobalamin B12-binding domain-containing protein — translated: MTGPARHYGPPPGLDAATDGLWDAVIAGDEYAAADAVTTALDRGADAETVLLEIIAPLQARVGREWAANRLTVAQEHTATAINERTIAALAHHPAVRKTLARHAERPRGRVAVACIDGEWHALPARILAEVLRLRGWQVDYLGAQVPTPHLIAHVHRTNPAVVALSSSIATRLPSAHAAITACQATGTPVLVGGAAYGTDGRYAALLGADGWAPDARSAADRLAEGPLRKPPPVHQVVDDLPHLADQEYTQISRTARGLVRHVMKELPARFPAMADYTDQQLRHTAEDIAHIVDFLGTALYVDDPDLFTGFITWTAGILGARGVPARSLLPGLDLLAEQLVDYPRAADLLSRACDTLRQPLPDAADTAPSPVSDPAEGRTA
- the sigK gene encoding ECF RNA polymerase sigma factor SigK, yielding MNEAGIGPRPVGAVGVEPPDLAELLGRVARGDQEAFGDVYERLSGPVYGLALRIVRDPAQAEEIAQDVLVELWRKASHYRPERGSATSWALTVAHRRAVDRVRSSQADRDREERAAAPGPEYDEVAEEVGVRLEYQQVRRCMRGLTETQRESIRLAYYGGYTYREVSELLGVGLAAVKTRMRDGLIRLRDCLGVQP
- a CDS encoding response regulator transcription factor, translated to MSAPSTAPIRVLLADDEGLVRSGFKLLIDVEDDIAVVAEATDGAQAVDLARAARPDVVLMDIRMPRLDGIQATARITATRGLEDVRILILTTYDTDAYVFEALQAGASGFLLKDAGPAELLHAIRVVAAGEALLAPRITRRLIGKFTAWHTASTNARDRLAPLTGREREVLALIGRGLSNQEIGAELFISPATARTHVSRTMAKLGARDRAQLVVVAYQTGLVVPDA
- a CDS encoding TetR/AcrR family transcriptional regulator; this encodes MTNLADRPNSPRGDRRRRQLVDAGIALLGREGWPGVSTRAVAERAGTNPGLIHYHFGGLAGLHAAIFRQATDLIVGPMVAELLGAPDERAALEAMRRQLAQAPADELGSRLAAELIVGAMRDPALGAVLRDELREARAQIADRLRALHPDWPPRRLTGAATLITAAIDGVMLHYMIDDALPVGDVLSAVDDLLEQRS
- a CDS encoding fasciclin domain-containing protein codes for the protein MYRNRIVAGVLAATALATGTAACSGDDKGDAAAAPAGSSAPAAPTSEAPTGGQPFGPACSAVPASGKGSFQGMSADPVATAASNNPVLSTLVSAVKEAGLVDTLNSSKNLTVFAPTNDAFKKIPKETLDKVMSDKKTLTSILTYHVVGQQVSPSGLGTGDFKTLNGAMLKTSGSGDSYTVGKDANVVCGNVQTANATVYIIDSVLMPPK